In Tenacibaculum pacificus, a single window of DNA contains:
- the nusB gene encoding transcription antitermination factor NusB, with amino-acid sequence MINRRHIRVKVMQSVYAMQQSHSDNIVKEEKFLKDSIDKMYDLYVLNLQLLIQVQKLANKRIVLSKKKILATKEDLNPNTKFTDNKVINKLSESTSLNAYVELNELNYWELDNEYVRIILDELIKSELYEKYMNTTDDSYHIDNAFVIAFFKEIIAPNEKLADYFEDKMISWVDDIPFVNTWIVKSLNKQKEQNPFILGSLYKDSEDKQFVSKLFTKTVLHQHTYEEDIIEKTPNWEADRIADIDMIIIKMSITEFLHFPSIPSRVSINEYIEVAKDYSTNKSGYFINGVLDKLSKDYLASDKMVKIGRGLL; translated from the coding sequence ATGATTAACAGAAGACATATTCGAGTTAAAGTAATGCAGTCGGTTTATGCAATGCAACAATCGCACAGTGATAATATAGTAAAAGAAGAGAAGTTCTTAAAAGACAGCATTGATAAAATGTATGACTTGTATGTTCTTAATCTTCAACTATTAATTCAAGTTCAGAAATTAGCTAACAAGCGAATAGTACTTTCTAAAAAGAAAATACTTGCAACTAAAGAAGATTTAAACCCGAATACTAAATTTACTGATAATAAAGTTATCAATAAATTAAGTGAAAGTACTAGTTTAAATGCATATGTTGAGCTTAATGAACTTAATTACTGGGAACTTGACAATGAATATGTAAGAATTATTTTAGATGAATTAATAAAAAGTGAACTGTATGAAAAGTACATGAACACTACTGATGATTCATACCATATAGATAACGCTTTCGTTATTGCTTTTTTCAAAGAAATTATTGCGCCTAATGAAAAATTAGCAGATTATTTTGAAGATAAAATGATTTCTTGGGTTGATGATATTCCTTTTGTAAATACTTGGATTGTTAAATCATTAAACAAACAAAAAGAACAAAACCCGTTTATATTAGGAAGCTTATATAAAGATAGTGAAGATAAACAATTTGTATCTAAATTATTTACAAAAACGGTTTTACATCAGCATACCTACGAAGAAGATATCATTGAAAAAACACCTAACTGGGAGGCAGATAGAATTGCAGATATTGACATGATTATTATTAAAATGTCTATTACTGAATTTTTACATTTTCCGTCAATTCCTAGTAGAGTAAGTATTAATGAATATATCGAAGTAGCGAAGGACTACTCGACCAATAAAAGTGGCTATTTTATCAATGGTGTTTTAGATAAATTATCAAAAGATTATTTAGCATCAGACAAGATGGTTAAAATTGGTAGAGGTTTATTGTAA
- a CDS encoding Glu/Leu/Phe/Val family dehydrogenase, with amino-acid sequence MTSEIIDIKDLKNDPVFGQLSFDNHEQIVFCNDEDTGLKAIIGIHNTTLGPALGGTRMWQYKSEWEALNDVLRLSRGMTYKSAITGLNLGGGKAVIIGDAKTQKNDALMRKFGEYVNSLGGKYLTAEDIGMETRDMDIIREVTPHVTGVSEAIGGSGNPSPVTAYGVYMGMKAAAKYRFGSDNLAGKKVLVQGVGHVGETLVKHISDEGAQVILNDINEVRLEELSKKYGANVILGNDIYGLDVDIYAPCALGATLNDQSIAQLKAKVVAGAANNQLADELKHGKLLREKGIAYAPDFLINAGGIINVYAEVAGYDKAESLKRTENIYNTTLDIFNLADKESITTHQAAFNIAQARIDARKKEQNN; translated from the coding sequence ATGACATCAGAAATCATTGATATTAAAGACCTTAAAAATGACCCAGTATTTGGTCAATTATCTTTTGACAATCACGAACAAATCGTTTTTTGTAATGACGAAGATACAGGTTTAAAAGCAATAATTGGTATTCATAATACAACATTAGGACCTGCTTTAGGAGGTACTAGAATGTGGCAATATAAAAGTGAATGGGAAGCTCTTAACGACGTATTACGTTTATCTCGTGGTATGACCTATAAATCAGCTATTACAGGATTAAACCTTGGTGGTGGTAAAGCAGTAATTATAGGAGATGCAAAAACTCAAAAAAACGATGCTTTAATGCGTAAGTTTGGAGAATATGTAAATTCTTTAGGAGGAAAATACCTTACCGCAGAAGATATTGGTATGGAAACTCGTGATATGGATATTATTCGTGAAGTAACGCCACACGTAACAGGTGTTTCTGAAGCTATTGGTGGTTCAGGAAACCCATCTCCTGTAACTGCTTACGGAGTTTATATGGGAATGAAAGCTGCGGCTAAATATCGTTTTGGATCAGATAATTTAGCTGGTAAAAAAGTGTTAGTTCAAGGTGTTGGACACGTTGGTGAAACTTTAGTAAAACATATTAGTGATGAAGGTGCACAAGTAATTTTAAATGATATTAACGAAGTTCGTTTAGAAGAATTAAGTAAAAAATACGGTGCTAATGTTATTTTAGGAAATGATATTTACGGTTTAGATGTTGATATTTATGCTCCATGTGCCTTAGGTGCTACCTTAAATGACCAAAGTATTGCGCAGTTAAAAGCCAAAGTTGTTGCTGGTGCAGCTAACAATCAATTAGCTGATGAGTTAAAACATGGTAAATTATTAAGAGAAAAAGGAATTGCTTACGCTCCTGACTTCTTAATTAATGCTGGTGGAATAATTAATGTTTACGCCGAAGTTGCTGGTTACGACAAGGCTGAAAGCCTAAAAAGAACCGAAAACATCTATAATACTACCCTAGATATTTTCAACTTAGCAGACAAAGAAAGTATTACAACACATCAAGCTGCTTTTAATATTGCACAAGCTAGAATCGATGCTCGTAAAAAAGAACAAAATAACTAG
- a CDS encoding ABC transporter ATP-binding protein: MKSLKYLNKYFIKYKWRLFLGIVITILAKILTLKIPDFVGNSLNVVEDYQLGKITDLSEVKTVLFKNIMLIIGVTLLGGFFTFFMRQTIIVMSRMIEFDLKNEIYQQYQRLSTNFYKKNRTGDLMNRISEDVSKVRMYFGPAIMYTLNMIISLIIGFSQMYAISPKLTLYTMIPFPILSISIFVLSKQINKRSTVVQQYLSKLTTFNQEFFSGINVVKSYAIESEVIASFDEIADKSKEKNIELHKVQALFFPLMILLIGISNIIVLYIGGQQYIAGEIQLGAIGAFVMYVNILTWPVAVVGWVTSTVQQAEASQKRINEFLEQVPEVQNNTNTATEIIGKIEFKDVYLTYDDTNITALKKVNLVIEKGETLAILGTTGSGKSTIINLISRLYDATKGVVLIDGKNIKECNLYDVRNQIGFVPQDPFLFSDTIQNNIKFGKENATEQEIIEASKNAVIHDNIINFKNGYQTILGERGVTLSGGQKQRTAIARAIIKNPKILIFDDCLSAVDTETEQKILLNLERVSNNKTTIIISHRVSSVKNADKIIVLDAGKVIQQGSHNQLIKINGYYKELYKQQILEKEI; encoded by the coding sequence TTGAAATCATTAAAATATCTTAATAAATACTTTATAAAATATAAATGGAGATTATTTTTAGGAATCGTAATTACGATATTGGCAAAAATTTTGACACTTAAAATCCCTGATTTTGTAGGGAATTCATTAAATGTTGTAGAGGATTATCAACTAGGGAAAATAACAGATTTATCCGAAGTAAAAACTGTTTTATTTAAAAATATAATGCTCATTATTGGAGTTACTTTATTGGGTGGATTTTTCACTTTTTTTATGCGACAAACCATTATTGTAATGTCGCGAATGATTGAATTTGATTTAAAAAATGAAATTTATCAGCAATATCAACGATTATCTACTAATTTTTACAAAAAAAATAGAACAGGTGATTTAATGAACCGTATAAGTGAGGATGTTTCTAAGGTGCGTATGTATTTTGGTCCTGCAATTATGTACACTTTAAATATGATAATTTCGTTAATTATCGGGTTTAGCCAAATGTATGCTATTTCTCCAAAGTTGACTTTATATACTATGATACCGTTTCCAATTTTATCGATATCTATTTTTGTACTAAGCAAGCAAATAAATAAACGAAGTACCGTTGTTCAACAATATTTATCAAAATTAACAACCTTTAATCAAGAGTTTTTTTCAGGGATTAATGTTGTTAAATCTTACGCCATAGAATCAGAAGTAATAGCTTCTTTTGATGAAATAGCAGATAAAAGCAAAGAGAAAAATATTGAATTACATAAAGTTCAAGCATTATTTTTTCCGTTAATGATTTTATTAATAGGAATTAGCAATATTATTGTATTATACATTGGAGGGCAACAATATATTGCTGGCGAAATCCAATTAGGGGCAATCGGAGCGTTTGTAATGTATGTAAATATTCTTACTTGGCCAGTAGCTGTAGTTGGTTGGGTAACTTCGACAGTGCAACAAGCCGAAGCTTCGCAAAAACGAATTAATGAATTTTTAGAGCAAGTTCCTGAAGTGCAAAATAACACCAATACAGCTACCGAAATAATAGGTAAAATTGAATTTAAAGATGTTTATTTAACTTATGATGATACTAATATTACAGCATTGAAAAAAGTAAATTTAGTTATAGAAAAAGGAGAAACTTTAGCTATTTTAGGAACAACAGGAAGTGGTAAATCAACGATTATAAATTTAATTTCTCGATTATATGATGCTACTAAAGGAGTTGTTTTAATCGATGGAAAAAATATTAAAGAATGTAATTTATATGATGTAAGAAATCAAATTGGTTTTGTTCCTCAAGATCCTTTTTTGTTTTCTGATACGATTCAGAATAATATTAAATTTGGAAAAGAAAATGCCACTGAACAAGAAATTATTGAAGCATCAAAAAATGCGGTAATTCATGATAATATTATAAACTTTAAAAATGGTTATCAAACTATTTTAGGTGAAAGAGGTGTAACTTTATCTGGAGGACAAAAGCAAAGAACTGCCATTGCTAGAGCAATTATAAAGAATCCTAAAATATTAATTTTTGATGATTGTTTATCGGCTGTTGATACAGAAACAGAGCAAAAAATACTGTTAAATTTAGAGCGTGTGTCTAATAATAAAACAACAATCATAATTAGCCATAGAGTTTCATCAGTTAAGAATGCTGATAAAATAATTGTATTAGATGCTGGTAAAGTTATTCAGCAAGGGTCTCATAATCAGTTAATAAAAATAAATGGATATTATAAAGAGCTTTATAAACAACAAATTTTAGAAAAAGAAATTTAA
- a CDS encoding PUR family DNA/RNA-binding protein: MSERERVEQEEIFSQVLRAGRRTYFFDVRSTKADDYYLTVTESKKFTHDDGSFHYQKHKIYLYKEDFSDFKEMLNKATDFIVNEKGSEVISERHQKDYKKEEGEEIVEELISTENFTNVSFDDI, from the coding sequence ATGAGTGAGAGAGAGAGAGTAGAACAAGAAGAAATTTTTTCACAAGTTTTAAGAGCAGGAAGAAGAACCTACTTTTTTGATGTAAGATCTACAAAAGCAGATGACTATTATTTAACAGTAACTGAAAGTAAAAAATTTACACATGATGATGGTTCTTTTCATTATCAAAAACATAAAATTTACTTATACAAAGAAGATTTTTCTGACTTTAAAGAAATGCTAAATAAAGCAACAGATTTTATTGTAAACGAAAAAGGTTCAGAAGTAATTAGTGAACGTCACCAAAAAGATTATAAAAAAGAAGAAGGTGAAGAAATAGTAGAGGAGTTAATTTCTACAGAAAACTTCACAAACGTTTCTTTTGACGATATTTAA
- a CDS encoding isochorismate synthase: protein MRKKHVELVKKGIKAIESGLFKKVILSRKEKVSLSNFNAIAVFKNLLANYHTAFTYIWFHPKVGMWLGATPETLVKIKDDNFKTMSLAGTQVFNGTTNVTWQPKEIEEQQFVTDYITDKLSKICNHLEKGTVQTSKAGNLLHLKTLISGKITTKNATLIKKLHPTPAVCGLPLEASKEFILKNEDYDRGYYTGFLGELNLKVENKNTSELFVNLRCMEIKNNSAILFIGGGITKESNPKSEWQETVAKTSTMKNVLS from the coding sequence ATCAGAAAAAAACATGTAGAATTAGTTAAAAAAGGAATTAAAGCTATTGAATCAGGTTTATTCAAAAAAGTTATTTTATCAAGAAAAGAAAAAGTTTCTTTATCGAATTTTAATGCAATAGCAGTTTTTAAAAATTTGCTTGCAAATTATCATACTGCTTTTACTTATATATGGTTTCATCCAAAAGTTGGAATGTGGCTAGGCGCAACACCTGAAACTTTAGTAAAAATTAAAGATGATAACTTTAAAACAATGTCTTTAGCTGGTACACAAGTTTTTAACGGAACAACAAACGTAACTTGGCAACCTAAAGAAATTGAAGAACAACAATTTGTTACCGATTATATAACTGATAAACTTTCAAAAATATGCAATCACCTTGAAAAAGGAACTGTACAAACCAGTAAAGCAGGGAATTTATTACACTTAAAAACGTTAATTTCAGGAAAAATAACAACTAAAAATGCGACTTTAATAAAAAAATTACACCCTACCCCTGCTGTATGTGGTCTACCTTTAGAAGCTTCAAAAGAATTTATTTTGAAAAATGAAGATTATGACAGAGGATATTACACTGGTTTTTTAGGAGAACTAAATTTAAAAGTTGAAAATAAAAATACATCAGAACTTTTTGTAAACTTACGATGTATGGAAATTAAAAATAATTCAGCTATACTTTTTATTGGTGGTGGAATTACTAAAGAAAGTAATCCGAAAAGCGAATGGCAAGAAACAGTTGCCAAAACATCAACTATGAAAAATGTTTTATCCTAA
- a CDS encoding PaaI family thioesterase codes for MDIQQSLTILNSYNKDTLMETLKIEFIDVGTDFITAKMPVNSRVHQPHGILHGGATAALAETVGSCASAFFLKDNSKIIKGIELSINHIKSKKNGTIFATAKAIHQGRTTHLWEVKIIDEKDILISLCKITNIVLDKK; via the coding sequence ATGGATATACAACAATCTTTAACAATACTTAATAGTTACAATAAAGATACATTAATGGAAACTCTTAAAATTGAGTTCATTGACGTAGGTACTGATTTTATAACGGCTAAAATGCCTGTAAATTCAAGAGTACATCAACCTCATGGTATTTTACATGGTGGTGCTACTGCTGCTCTAGCCGAAACTGTTGGTAGTTGTGCTTCTGCTTTTTTTTTAAAGGATAACTCTAAAATTATCAAAGGAATTGAGCTAAGTATTAATCATATAAAAAGCAAAAAAAATGGAACTATTTTTGCTACAGCCAAAGCGATTCATCAAGGAAGAACTACGCATTTATGGGAAGTTAAAATTATTGATGAAAAAGATATTTTAATTTCTCTATGTAAAATAACAAATATTGTTTTAGATAAAAAATAA
- a CDS encoding IS1096 element passenger TnpR family protein → MYKVRVILDTKKDVIRTLVVNEAKNLEDLHSDIAKSFGFNGQEMASFYRTDEDWNQGEEIPLFDMSEDGSEPSMSTCVIKETLPSINDKLIYVYDFLQMWTFYVEVVEQSDEVVKDTKIILTVGEIPDEAPQKEFIATEEEGDLDDEFDAEFNDQFTSFENIDDFDFDNF, encoded by the coding sequence ATGTATAAAGTACGTGTAATATTAGATACTAAAAAAGATGTAATTAGAACCCTTGTGGTTAATGAAGCAAAAAACTTAGAAGATTTGCATTCAGATATCGCAAAATCATTTGGTTTTAATGGGCAAGAAATGGCTTCTTTTTACCGAACAGATGAAGATTGGAATCAGGGAGAGGAAATTCCTTTATTTGATATGTCTGAAGATGGAAGTGAACCGTCAATGAGTACTTGTGTTATAAAAGAAACCTTACCAAGTATAAATGATAAATTGATTTATGTATATGATTTTTTACAAATGTGGACATTCTATGTAGAAGTTGTAGAACAATCGGATGAAGTTGTTAAAGATACCAAAATAATTTTAACTGTTGGTGAAATTCCTGATGAAGCACCTCAAAAAGAATTTATAGCTACCGAAGAAGAAGGAGATTTAGATGATGAATTTGATGCTGAATTTAATGATCAGTTTACAAGTTTCGAAAATATTGATGATTTCGATTTTGATAATTTTTAA
- a CDS encoding L-threonylcarbamoyladenylate synthase translates to MAQFIKLYNDNPNPKEIAKIVKVLQNGGLIIYPTDTVYGLGCDITNTKALEKIAKIKGVKLEKSNFSFICNNLSHLSDYVKQIDSSTFKILKRALPGPYTFILPGSTSLPKAFKKRKTIGIRIPDNIIAQTIVEALGNPIVSTSIHDEDEVIEYTTDPELIFEKWQNIVDIVIDGGYGDNYASTVIDLTTDSPEVIREGKGSLDIL, encoded by the coding sequence ATGGCACAATTTATAAAACTATATAACGACAATCCGAATCCCAAAGAAATTGCTAAAATTGTAAAAGTTTTACAAAATGGCGGATTAATAATTTATCCAACAGATACTGTTTATGGATTAGGTTGTGATATTACCAATACAAAAGCATTAGAAAAAATCGCGAAAATAAAAGGAGTGAAGCTAGAAAAATCTAACTTTTCATTTATTTGTAATAACTTAAGTCATTTGTCTGATTATGTAAAACAAATAGATTCTTCAACATTTAAAATATTAAAAAGAGCTTTACCAGGTCCTTATACTTTTATTTTACCAGGAAGTACTTCGTTACCAAAAGCCTTTAAAAAGCGTAAAACAATAGGTATTCGTATTCCTGATAATATAATAGCACAAACTATTGTAGAGGCTTTAGGAAATCCAATTGTTTCAACGTCTATTCATGATGAAGATGAGGTAATAGAATACACCACAGACCCTGAATTAATTTTTGAAAAATGGCAAAATATTGTTGACATTGTTATTGATGGTGGTTATGGTGATAACTATGCATCAACAGTAATAGATTTAACTACTGATTCTCCTGAAGTAATAAGAGAAGGTAAAGGAAGTTTAGATATTTTGTAA
- a CDS encoding glycosyltransferase family 2 protein, which translates to MKTAVVILNWNGKKLLEQFLPSIVNFSINQAEIYVADNASSDASISFIKQNFPTVKIVENSTNGGYAKGYNDALQHINADIYCLVNSDIEVTKNWLTPILDTFKKEENTAIIQPKILDFKDKTKFEYAGAGGGFIDLYGYPYCRGRIFNNLETDNGQFNDTTEIFWASGACFFIRSKVYHQLGGFDEDYFAHQEEIDLCWRAKNKNFTIKYVGNSTVYHVGGATLQAINPQKTFLNFRNSLLNIVKNVPTKLVFFVIFSRLVLDGIAGLKFLLELKPKHTIAILKAHFSFYANFIKFLGKRNKLNKKDNYNKHTSIIWQYYALGRKKFNELK; encoded by the coding sequence ATGAAAACAGCAGTCGTTATATTAAATTGGAATGGTAAAAAATTATTAGAGCAGTTCTTACCTAGTATTGTAAATTTTAGTATAAATCAGGCTGAAATTTATGTTGCTGATAATGCTTCTTCTGATGCTTCTATCTCTTTTATCAAACAAAATTTCCCTACCGTTAAAATAGTAGAAAATAGTACTAACGGCGGTTATGCTAAAGGATATAACGATGCTTTACAACATATTAATGCCGATATTTATTGTTTAGTAAATTCTGATATTGAGGTTACTAAAAACTGGCTTACACCTATTTTAGATACTTTTAAAAAAGAAGAAAATACGGCAATTATTCAGCCTAAAATTTTAGATTTCAAAGATAAAACTAAATTTGAATATGCAGGTGCTGGCGGTGGCTTTATCGATTTATACGGTTATCCATATTGTCGTGGACGTATTTTTAATAACTTAGAAACCGATAACGGACAATTTAACGATACTACCGAAATTTTTTGGGCTTCTGGAGCTTGCTTTTTTATTCGTTCAAAAGTATATCATCAACTAGGTGGTTTTGATGAAGATTATTTTGCACATCAAGAAGAAATAGATTTATGTTGGCGAGCAAAAAACAAAAATTTCACAATTAAATATGTAGGAAATTCAACTGTTTATCATGTTGGCGGTGCAACTTTACAGGCAATAAATCCGCAGAAAACCTTTTTAAATTTCAGGAATAGCTTATTAAATATCGTTAAAAATGTACCTACCAAATTGGTCTTCTTTGTGATTTTTTCTCGCTTAGTCTTAGATGGAATTGCAGGACTTAAATTCTTACTTGAACTTAAACCCAAACATACTATTGCTATTTTAAAAGCTCATTTTAGTTTTTATGCAAACTTTATTAAGTTTTTAGGAAAAAGAAATAAACTTAATAAAAAAGATAATTACAATAAACACACCTCTATTATTTGGCAATATTATGCTTTAGGCAGAAAGAAATTTAACGAATTAAAATAA
- a CDS encoding type I restriction enzyme HsdR N-terminal domain-containing protein: MQKLNLPTYKFRLKSNENKTLIFDNLRKKYLVLTPEEWVRQHFVQFLIEEKKYPVTLIALEKQLTINNLKKRTDIVIFSSDGTPNIIVECKAPKIKIAQDTFDQIARYNLKLNANYLIVTNGLEHYFCQLDKENETYVFLKDIPDYK; this comes from the coding sequence ATGCAAAAATTGAATCTTCCTACCTACAAATTCAGGCTCAAAAGTAACGAAAATAAGACGCTTATTTTTGATAATTTAAGAAAAAAATACTTAGTCTTAACTCCTGAAGAATGGGTTCGTCAACATTTTGTGCAGTTTTTAATTGAAGAAAAAAAATATCCTGTTACTTTAATTGCTCTTGAAAAACAATTGACTATAAACAACCTAAAAAAACGAACAGATATTGTTATTTTTTCTTCGGATGGAACACCGAATATTATAGTAGAATGTAAAGCTCCAAAAATTAAAATTGCTCAAGATACTTTTGACCAAATTGCACGTTATAACTTAAAGTTAAATGCTAATTATCTAATTGTTACCAACGGATTAGAGCATTATTTTTGTCAGCTTGATAAAGAAAACGAAACCTATGTTTTTTTAAAAGATATTCCTGATTATAAATAA
- the holA gene encoding DNA polymerase III subunit delta — protein MNEIKTIVSDIKKGNIKPIYFLMGDEPYYIDKISEYIEKNVLDESEKGFNQVVMYGRDVTIDEIIASAKRYPMMAEKQVIIVKEAQDLVRSIDKLEAYAENPQLSTVLVFNYKYKKLDKRKKTYKAIAKNGLIYDSKKLYENQVADWIRKVLGGRKYNIEPKASQMLVEFLGTDLSKISNELDKLTAVLSKETIITDKHIEENIGISKDFNNFELRKAIGQKEIVKANRIINYFTQNPKNNPLVMTISLLNSFFTQLLMYHGLKDKSKGNVAKVLGVNPYFVDDYSSAGKKYPMRKVSQIIGFLREADIKSKGVGANQSSSDILKELLFKILH, from the coding sequence ATGAACGAAATTAAAACTATCGTATCCGATATAAAAAAAGGGAATATAAAACCTATATATTTTTTAATGGGTGATGAACCTTATTATATTGATAAAATCTCTGAATATATCGAAAAAAACGTACTTGATGAATCTGAAAAAGGCTTTAATCAAGTGGTAATGTATGGAAGAGATGTTACTATTGATGAAATTATAGCATCAGCAAAACGCTATCCGATGATGGCAGAAAAGCAGGTGATTATTGTAAAAGAAGCACAAGATTTAGTTCGTAGTATTGATAAACTTGAAGCTTATGCCGAAAATCCGCAATTAAGTACCGTATTAGTTTTTAATTATAAATATAAGAAGTTAGATAAGCGTAAAAAAACTTATAAAGCGATTGCTAAAAATGGCTTAATTTACGATAGTAAAAAACTATATGAGAATCAAGTTGCAGATTGGATTCGTAAAGTTTTAGGCGGAAGAAAATATAATATTGAACCAAAAGCATCTCAGATGTTAGTGGAGTTTTTAGGAACAGATTTGAGTAAAATATCGAATGAATTAGATAAATTGACTGCTGTTTTATCAAAAGAAACCATTATTACAGATAAACATATTGAAGAAAATATTGGTATTTCGAAAGATTTTAACAATTTTGAATTGCGAAAAGCAATCGGTCAAAAAGAAATTGTAAAAGCAAATAGAATTATTAATTATTTTACACAAAATCCTAAAAATAATCCGTTAGTAATGACTATTTCATTATTGAATAGTTTTTTTACACAATTATTAATGTATCACGGTTTAAAAGATAAATCGAAAGGTAATGTGGCTAAAGTTTTGGGTGTAAATCCTTATTTTGTGGATGATTATAGTTCGGCAGGAAAAAAATATCCGATGAGAAAAGTATCTCAAATAATCGGTTTTTTACGAGAAGCAGATATTAAAAGTAAAGGAGTAGGAGCGAATCAATCATCTTCGGATATTTTAAAAGAATTATTGTTTAAAATACTGCATTAA
- a CDS encoding ABC-F family ATP-binding cassette domain-containing protein, with translation MITVDQLAVEFSGKTLFKDVSFVINENDKIALMGKNGAGKSTMMKIMAGVSKATKGGVRSPKDTVIAYLPQHLLMEDNCTVREEASKAFDAVFKMKSEMEHLNKELETRTDYESEAYMKIIERVTDLGETFYALEDINYEAEVEKALKGLGFKQEDFDRLTSEFSGGWRMRIELAKILLQKPDLILLDEPTNHVDIESVIWLENFLLNKAKAVVVISRDKAFIDNITNRTIEVTMGTIHDYKAKYSHYLELRKERRSHQIKAYQEQQKTIEDIKGFIERFKGTYSKTNQVASRVRMLEKIVPIEIDEVDTTSLKLRFPPSPRSGDYPVKVENLTKKYGDLTVFKDASFSIARGEKVSFVGRNGEGKSTMIKAIMGEIDFEGECGLGHNAKVGYFAQNQASLLDPELTVFQTVDEVAEGDVRTQIKNILGRFMFAGDDIEKKVKVLSGGEKTRLAMVKLLLEPVNVLILDEPTNHLDLRSKDVIKEALLHFDGTLILVSHDRDFLQGLSEKVFEFKEQRVIEHFETIDVFLERNNIKALKEIDL, from the coding sequence GTGATTACTGTAGATCAATTAGCTGTTGAATTTAGTGGGAAAACGTTGTTTAAAGACGTATCGTTTGTAATAAATGAAAACGATAAAATAGCCTTAATGGGAAAAAATGGTGCAGGGAAATCGACCATGATGAAAATTATGGCAGGAGTTTCAAAAGCTACTAAAGGAGGTGTTAGAAGTCCGAAAGATACTGTAATTGCTTATTTACCACAGCATTTATTAATGGAGGATAATTGTACGGTAAGAGAAGAAGCATCCAAAGCATTCGACGCTGTTTTTAAGATGAAATCCGAAATGGAACACTTAAATAAAGAGCTAGAAACTCGTACAGATTATGAGTCGGAGGCATATATGAAAATTATTGAACGTGTCACCGATTTAGGAGAAACTTTTTATGCTTTAGAAGATATAAATTACGAAGCAGAAGTAGAAAAAGCCTTAAAAGGATTAGGTTTTAAGCAAGAAGATTTTGATAGGTTAACATCAGAATTTAGTGGAGGTTGGCGTATGCGTATCGAATTGGCTAAAATTTTACTGCAAAAACCCGATTTAATTTTATTAGATGAGCCAACAAATCACGTAGATATAGAGTCGGTAATTTGGTTAGAAAATTTTTTACTAAACAAAGCCAAGGCGGTAGTGGTAATATCACGTGATAAAGCTTTTATTGATAACATAACCAATAGAACCATTGAGGTTACTATGGGTACAATTCACGATTATAAAGCGAAGTATTCTCATTATTTAGAATTACGAAAAGAACGCCGTTCACATCAAATAAAAGCGTATCAAGAACAACAAAAAACGATTGAAGATATTAAAGGATTTATCGAACGTTTTAAAGGAACATATTCAAAAACAAATCAAGTAGCATCACGTGTTCGAATGTTAGAAAAAATTGTGCCGATTGAAATTGATGAAGTTGATACAACATCATTAAAATTACGTTTTCCACCATCGCCACGTTCTGGAGATTATCCTGTAAAAGTAGAAAACTTAACCAAAAAATATGGCGATTTAACCGTTTTTAAAGATGCAAGTTTTTCAATAGCTCGTGGTGAAAAAGTATCGTTTGTAGGGCGTAACGGAGAAGGGAAATCAACCATGATAAAAGCCATTATGGGCGAAATTGATTTTGAAGGCGAATGCGGTTTAGGTCACAATGCCAAAGTTGGATATTTTGCTCAAAATCAGGCTTCATTATTAGACCCAGAATTAACCGTTTTTCAAACAGTAGATGAGGTTGCAGAAGGAGATGTACGAACGCAAATAAAAAATATTTTAGGGCGCTTTATGTTTGCTGGTGATGATATCGAAAAGAAAGTAAAAGTGCTTTCAGGAGGAGAAAAAACACGTTTGGCAATGGTTAAATTATTATTAGAACCTGTAAATGTGTTAATTTTAGATGAACCAACAAATCATTTAGATTTACGCTCGAAAGATGTTATTAAAGAAGCATTATTGCATTTCGATGGAACGTTAATTTTGGTTTCTCACGACCGTGATTTCTTACAAGGATTATCAGAAAAAGTATTTGAATTTAAAGAACAACGCGTTATTGAACATTTCGAAACTATTGATGTTTTCTTAGAACGAAATAATATAAAAGCATTAAAAGAAATTGATTTATAA